A DNA window from Ancylothrix sp. D3o contains the following coding sequences:
- a CDS encoding protein kinase translates to MSYCLNPKCPNPSDLSNNNRDICRHCGSELLVCGRYRVVRPLGGGGFGKTFEVDDQGTLKVLKILYKNHPKAVELFKHEATILSRLSHAGIPKVETDGYFTYLPNNFKEPLHCLVMEKIQGLNLEEWMKQRNNKPLSQEEAVDCLKKVTEILEKVHQQQFFHRDIKPLNIMRRPNGQLVLIDFGAAREVTGTYLAKVGQGQNVTGIVSPGYTPPEQVNGKAVPQSDFYALGRTFVYLITASSPTAFPENPRTGKLIWRDKAPQISQELGDIIDYLMAPFPGNRPQNAQMLMQCLAEIDPSNKTTGGPQSGFTKPRLGSHTSLSSGRTVGSKQNTIGKPVSSLQKNRRKADKTAEIKKLAVKVFLALLFALGATQLFAYFRYGDFPANPLRTLASIPSSQFLQKTIRGAEVGAVTTLAINPARLSDPQKSELIFASGTFRDIRLWELPGGRRLHNFIGHDSWIRALTISQNGKLMASAGDDRTIRLWDIQKRFRMRSVPNTHAEAVTALAFTPNGQTLVSGSRDKTIRLWRLPSVSRFLTIPAHNGPVNAIVISPNGKIFASASDDQTVKLWNLSTGKSIRTLKGHKGAVLSLAISPNGQILASGGSDGTIRLWDMATGKLRSVVEAHSSGVVSLAITPDGKILASAADSVKLWNLSTAALAHTFVAPHGSVSAIAISPDGQTLLAGNRDRTVKVWRFPYHR, encoded by the coding sequence GTGAGTTATTGCCTCAATCCCAAATGCCCAAATCCTTCGGATCTGTCCAACAATAACCGAGACATTTGCCGCCACTGTGGCTCTGAGTTGCTCGTTTGTGGGCGCTATAGAGTCGTGCGTCCCCTCGGTGGGGGTGGTTTTGGCAAAACTTTTGAGGTGGACGATCAAGGCACTTTAAAAGTCTTAAAAATTCTTTACAAAAACCACCCCAAGGCGGTAGAACTTTTTAAGCACGAAGCTACCATATTGAGTCGGTTGTCTCACGCAGGAATTCCCAAGGTAGAGACCGACGGCTATTTTACTTATTTGCCAAATAATTTTAAAGAGCCACTGCATTGCCTGGTGATGGAAAAAATCCAGGGATTGAATTTAGAAGAGTGGATGAAACAGCGGAACAATAAACCGCTTTCGCAAGAAGAAGCAGTGGACTGTCTCAAAAAAGTCACAGAAATTTTAGAAAAAGTCCACCAACAGCAATTTTTCCACCGTGATATTAAACCGCTGAATATCATGCGCCGGCCCAATGGGCAACTGGTGCTGATTGATTTTGGTGCAGCCAGAGAAGTGACCGGCACCTATTTAGCGAAAGTTGGACAAGGGCAAAACGTCACCGGCATTGTTTCGCCTGGCTATACTCCCCCAGAACAAGTCAACGGCAAAGCTGTGCCGCAATCAGATTTTTATGCTTTGGGTCGGACGTTTGTTTATCTGATCACGGCTTCTTCCCCGACGGCGTTTCCTGAAAACCCCCGCACCGGCAAGTTAATTTGGCGCGATAAAGCTCCGCAAATAAGCCAAGAATTGGGAGATATTATTGATTACCTGATGGCGCCGTTTCCGGGGAACCGGCCCCAAAATGCCCAGATGCTGATGCAGTGTCTCGCGGAAATTGACCCCAGTAATAAAACCACCGGTGGCCCGCAGTCTGGCTTCACCAAACCCCGCCTTGGTAGCCACACAAGCCTCTCTTCAGGTCGCACCGTCGGCTCTAAACAAAATACCATCGGCAAACCGGTTTCCTCTCTGCAAAAAAACCGCCGCAAAGCCGATAAAACTGCCGAAATCAAAAAACTCGCTGTTAAAGTTTTCCTGGCGCTTTTGTTCGCCCTAGGTGCAACCCAATTGTTTGCCTATTTCCGCTATGGCGACTTTCCGGCTAACCCCCTCCGCACTCTCGCAAGCATCCCCAGTAGCCAGTTTTTACAAAAGACAATCCGAGGCGCTGAAGTTGGTGCGGTGACAACTCTAGCAATTAACCCCGCTCGCTTGAGCGACCCACAAAAATCGGAATTGATCTTTGCTTCGGGAACGTTTCGGGATATTCGTCTTTGGGAGTTACCCGGAGGCCGACGGCTACATAACTTTATTGGCCATGATAGCTGGATCAGGGCGTTAACGATTAGCCAGAATGGCAAGCTCATGGCTAGTGCTGGGGATGACCGTACCATTCGCCTCTGGGATATCCAAAAACGCTTTCGGATGCGGAGTGTCCCCAATACTCATGCCGAAGCGGTGACGGCTTTGGCATTTACTCCAAACGGGCAAACTCTGGTGAGTGGCAGCCGCGATAAAACAATTCGGCTGTGGAGGTTGCCCTCGGTTAGTCGGTTTTTGACTATCCCGGCTCACAATGGGCCGGTTAATGCTATCGTCATTAGCCCGAATGGCAAAATTTTTGCTTCGGCAAGCGATGACCAAACGGTGAAACTCTGGAATCTCTCTACAGGCAAGTCGATACGCACGCTCAAAGGACACAAAGGTGCGGTATTATCCCTCGCTATCAGCCCCAACGGCCAAATTCTTGCTTCTGGGGGCAGTGATGGCACGATCCGCCTCTGGGATATGGCTACCGGCAAACTGCGTAGTGTTGTCGAAGCTCACAGCAGTGGGGTTGTATCTCTGGCTATTACGCCGGATGGCAAAATTTTGGCTTCGGCTGCCGATAGCGTTAAACTTTGGAATCTCTCGACCGCTGCGCTTGCCCATACTTTCGTTGCTCCTCATGGGTCTGTCTCTGCGATTGCTATTAGCCCGGATGGGCAAACTCTCTTGGCCGGCAACCGCGACCGCACTGTGAAAGTTTGGCGATTTCCTTATCATAGATAA
- a CDS encoding WD40 repeat domain-containing protein, with translation MVFFKKKSPWVVIVVLATLGVLGAGGYWFYSKSKKTTLPLPLSTLEVKAEQSETKPKNRTLTGHTESINSVVISSDGKMIASGSNDSTIKIWNLQSGEELRSLSDHTKRVNAVASSPDGKILASASEDNTIKLWNWQTGNLIRTLASLPVAANSLAFSPDGKILAAGYDDNTVKLWNPDNGVEIRTMIGHSSWVNAVAFNPAGTLLASASNDSVINLWNPATGEKIASLKEHKGSVLALAFSPDGKKLVSGSNEGITKVWNLEKNQLELSILADKSPIVSVAVSKDSEKIATGSFDNNIKIWNGSTAALLDSLSGHQGPVFSLAFSRDNTTLISGSADNSVKIWQQPVKPQNQATDLPTESK, from the coding sequence ATGGTATTTTTTAAAAAAAAATCTCCCTGGGTTGTTATCGTCGTCCTCGCCACCCTTGGTGTCTTGGGGGCGGGTGGTTATTGGTTTTATTCCAAATCCAAAAAAACTACTTTGCCATTGCCGCTTTCCACCCTTGAGGTCAAAGCTGAACAAAGCGAGACAAAACCAAAAAATCGCACCCTCACCGGCCACACGGAAAGCATTAATTCTGTAGTAATTTCTAGCGATGGCAAAATGATTGCTTCGGGAAGTAATGACAGCACGATTAAAATTTGGAACTTGCAAAGCGGGGAAGAACTCCGCAGCCTCAGCGACCACACAAAACGAGTTAATGCCGTTGCTAGTAGTCCTGATGGCAAGATCCTCGCCTCTGCTTCTGAAGATAACACAATTAAACTTTGGAATTGGCAAACCGGCAATCTGATTCGCACCTTGGCAAGCCTGCCGGTGGCGGCAAATTCTCTGGCATTTAGTCCCGATGGCAAAATTTTAGCCGCTGGTTATGATGACAACACCGTTAAACTTTGGAACCCTGATAATGGTGTAGAAATTCGCACCATGATCGGTCATTCTAGCTGGGTAAATGCGGTGGCTTTTAACCCCGCTGGTACCCTTCTGGCCAGCGCCAGTAATGATAGTGTGATCAATCTTTGGAACCCAGCCACCGGCGAAAAAATTGCCTCTTTAAAAGAGCATAAAGGCTCGGTTTTAGCCCTAGCGTTTAGCCCGGATGGAAAAAAATTAGTCAGTGGCAGTAATGAGGGAATAACTAAGGTTTGGAATCTCGAAAAAAACCAGCTAGAATTGTCAATTTTAGCTGATAAGTCCCCCATTGTGTCGGTAGCAGTGAGCAAGGATAGTGAAAAAATTGCCACAGGAAGCTTTGATAATAATATTAAAATTTGGAACGGCTCCACCGCTGCATTACTCGACAGCCTCAGCGGTCATCAAGGGCCGGTGTTTTCACTGGCTTTTAGTCGGGATAACACAACCCTGATCAGTGGAAGTGCGGATAACTCGGTCAAAATTTGGCAACAGCCAGTAAAACCACAAAACCAAGCGACCGACTTGCCAACGGAGTCTAAGTGA
- the cax gene encoding calcium/proton exchanger — protein sequence MLNTNNLLSLLLVFIPISIAGHFLHWGSTTLFVTSAIAIIPLAAWMGTATEEIAVVLGPSLGGLLNATFGNATELIIGIVALKAGLLDVVKASITGSIMGNLLLVMGLSMLLGGLRFKEQTFQPIVARTNASSMNLAVIAMLLPTAMDVTSPGIDEITLQRLSIAVAVVLILVYGLTLLFSMKTHTYLYDVGLAEMDPSDLSEVNLAPDTKEDKVNLPLWIGVLLGATILVAIESELLVASLEEATASLGLTALFTGVIVVPIIGNAAEHATAVTVAMKNKMDLSVSVAVGSSLQIALFVAPVLVLAGWIFGQPMTLDFNPFELVAVTVAVFIANSVSSDGRSDWLEGTLLLAAYAVLGLAFYFHPVI from the coding sequence ATGCTGAACACCAACAACTTACTATCACTGCTCTTAGTATTCATCCCCATATCCATTGCAGGCCACTTTCTGCATTGGGGATCAACCACCCTCTTTGTAACCTCGGCCATAGCCATCATCCCCCTAGCAGCCTGGATGGGAACCGCCACCGAAGAAATAGCCGTTGTGCTTGGCCCCTCCTTGGGAGGATTACTAAACGCCACCTTTGGCAACGCCACAGAACTGATAATTGGCATAGTCGCCCTCAAAGCCGGCCTTTTAGATGTCGTCAAAGCCAGCATCACCGGCTCAATCATGGGAAACTTACTGCTTGTCATGGGGCTATCCATGCTGCTCGGCGGCTTACGCTTCAAAGAACAAACCTTTCAACCAATTGTCGCCCGCACCAACGCTTCCTCAATGAACTTGGCAGTCATTGCCATGTTACTGCCAACCGCAATGGATGTCACCTCTCCTGGCATTGATGAAATAACACTTCAGAGACTTTCAATTGCCGTCGCAGTCGTGTTAATTCTGGTGTATGGCTTAACGCTCTTGTTTTCCATGAAAACACACACCTATCTCTATGATGTAGGTTTAGCAGAAATGGACCCGTCCGATTTAAGCGAGGTCAACTTAGCCCCAGATACCAAAGAAGACAAAGTAAATTTGCCGCTGTGGATAGGAGTTTTGCTTGGCGCAACGATTCTGGTTGCCATTGAATCAGAATTATTGGTGGCATCTTTAGAAGAAGCAACCGCTAGTCTCGGACTAACCGCACTCTTCACCGGCGTAATTGTAGTACCCATCATTGGTAATGCTGCCGAACACGCCACCGCCGTCACCGTTGCGATGAAAAATAAAATGGATCTTTCCGTTTCCGTCGCAGTCGGGTCAAGTTTACAAATTGCCTTATTTGTTGCGCCAGTTTTGGTTTTAGCCGGTTGGATATTTGGGCAGCCAATGACGCTTGACTTTAATCCCTTTGAATTAGTCGCCGTCACCGTTGCTGTATTCATTGCCAATTCTGTGAGTTCCGATGGCCGGTCAGACTGGTTAGAAGGAACCTTATTATTAGCAGCCTATGCGGTTTTAGGACTGGCTTTCTATTTCCATCCCGTCATTTAA
- a CDS encoding DUF3536 domain-containing protein, whose product MTSIYEVSSNGRTAISTELVTEKEQINENSRATNGEIEQLVTVGETKSQLRPVAKGVYITIHGHFYQPPRENPYLDAIERQPSATPFHDWNERILHECYRPNAFARILNDRGEVVGIVNNYEYLSFNIGPTLMTWLERHDPEVYGRILEADRKSAERLNGHGNAIAQVYNHIIMPLANKRDKATQIRWGKEDFRARFGRDPEGMWLAETAVDYPTLEVLIEEGIKFIVLAPSQAQRCRLIPTPEIVDPEWHEVGGAQIDPTRPYRCYLNKTAAKVGEKVAFSQKKEERYIDIFFYDGPISRDMGFNDVLSSAGHLAGRLGLAIHGDHRPSQLISVATDGETFGHHKYGTEKCLAYVFTEEFAKRDWTVTNYAHYLSLNAPTWEVELKPVTAWSCSHGVDRWQEDCGCGGGGGWHQKWRRPLRDALNWLRDELIEVYEEQGRRFFRDVWAARDGYIGVIQDRNQENIARFLANYGCRELTPAETTDALRLLEMQRLALLMFTSCGWFFEELSRPEGVQILRYAARAIELAADVAGVQLENHFVELLAKAPSNVELFKDGAQVYRHQVLTSQISLQQVAAHYAISGLFTTYPKHERVYCYSADLKDYHLQRMGPLTLAAGQLQLCSEITLESTEFVFAVLHLGGWDFHCCIQPFTGRRSYVQMKEHLFDAIKEASAAGAILAMNEHFDGKYFSLRDLFAEERHRIMRLLSQETLLRLDQLYSQVYRDNYGVMMGFHRDELAVPQELQVAAEIALAHRCLTEAKELYHELCDLSSDSAYLGLGHLTELEAIAKEANHLRCSLNIPEVKQTLEQLILRSLWHLLQGVDPQTAAMQIERIERMIALGNLLHLDVSLERAQEVYYFWLHSHLRDAEVPEGAFCPAWDSHQLRRLFQLGELLKVDVG is encoded by the coding sequence ATGACATCTATTTATGAAGTTTCGTCGAATGGACGAACGGCAATTTCTACGGAATTGGTAACGGAAAAAGAACAAATAAACGAAAATAGCCGCGCAACAAATGGCGAAATTGAGCAACTGGTAACAGTCGGGGAAACCAAAAGCCAACTACGTCCGGTGGCGAAGGGGGTCTATATTACTATTCACGGACATTTTTACCAGCCGCCCCGCGAAAATCCTTACCTAGACGCGATTGAGCGCCAACCGAGCGCGACACCTTTTCACGATTGGAATGAACGCATCCTCCATGAATGTTATCGCCCAAATGCTTTTGCTCGGATTTTAAATGACCGGGGGGAAGTGGTAGGGATTGTGAATAATTATGAATACTTAAGTTTTAACATTGGCCCTACTTTGATGACGTGGTTAGAACGCCATGATCCAGAAGTTTATGGCCGAATATTAGAGGCAGATCGCAAAAGTGCGGAGCGTTTAAACGGTCACGGAAATGCTATCGCCCAGGTGTACAATCACATTATTATGCCTTTGGCAAATAAGCGAGATAAAGCTACGCAAATTCGCTGGGGTAAAGAAGATTTCCGCGCCCGATTTGGCCGTGATCCAGAGGGAATGTGGCTTGCAGAAACGGCGGTGGATTATCCAACGTTGGAAGTTTTGATTGAGGAAGGAATTAAGTTTATTGTGTTAGCGCCTTCGCAAGCGCAGCGGTGCCGGTTGATCCCTACCCCAGAAATCGTTGATCCCGAATGGCATGAAGTGGGAGGGGCACAAATTGATCCAACTCGTCCTTATCGTTGTTATTTAAATAAAACTGCGGCGAAAGTTGGGGAAAAAGTAGCATTTTCTCAAAAGAAAGAAGAGCGTTATATTGATATCTTTTTCTATGACGGGCCGATTTCGCGGGATATGGGTTTTAATGATGTGCTGAGTTCTGCGGGTCATTTGGCCGGCCGGTTGGGTTTGGCAATTCATGGCGATCACCGGCCTAGTCAATTAATCTCTGTGGCGACGGATGGGGAAACTTTTGGTCATCACAAATATGGCACAGAAAAATGTCTGGCTTATGTGTTTACGGAAGAGTTTGCAAAGCGCGATTGGACGGTGACTAATTATGCTCATTATTTGAGTTTAAATGCGCCGACTTGGGAGGTAGAATTAAAGCCTGTGACGGCTTGGAGTTGCTCTCATGGGGTGGATCGTTGGCAAGAGGATTGCGGTTGCGGTGGTGGCGGCGGTTGGCATCAAAAATGGCGCCGGCCTCTGCGGGATGCTTTGAATTGGCTGCGGGATGAATTAATCGAAGTTTATGAGGAACAGGGACGCCGGTTTTTCCGTGATGTTTGGGCAGCGAGAGATGGTTATATCGGCGTTATTCAAGATAGGAACCAAGAAAATATTGCCCGTTTTTTGGCAAATTATGGTTGCCGAGAATTGACACCGGCAGAAACTACAGATGCGCTGAGATTGTTGGAAATGCAGCGTTTGGCGTTGTTGATGTTTACAAGTTGCGGTTGGTTTTTTGAGGAGTTGTCTCGCCCGGAAGGGGTGCAAATTTTACGCTATGCGGCGCGGGCAATTGAATTAGCGGCGGATGTGGCCGGTGTGCAGCTTGAAAATCATTTTGTGGAGTTGTTGGCAAAGGCTCCTAGTAATGTTGAATTGTTCAAAGATGGTGCTCAGGTTTACCGGCATCAGGTGTTAACTTCGCAAATTTCTCTGCAACAAGTGGCGGCGCATTATGCGATAAGTGGGTTATTTACAACTTATCCAAAACATGAGCGCGTTTATTGCTATTCGGCAGATTTAAAAGATTACCATTTGCAGCGAATGGGCCCGCTGACTTTGGCTGCCGGTCAGTTGCAATTGTGTTCAGAAATTACTCTCGAAAGTACGGAGTTTGTGTTTGCGGTGCTGCATTTAGGCGGTTGGGATTTTCATTGCTGTATTCAACCGTTTACGGGCCGGCGTTCTTATGTGCAGATGAAAGAGCATCTTTTTGACGCTATCAAAGAGGCTTCGGCGGCGGGTGCAATTTTGGCGATGAATGAGCATTTTGATGGGAAGTATTTCAGTTTACGCGATTTATTTGCGGAAGAACGCCACCGGATTATGCGTTTGTTGAGTCAGGAAACGCTGCTGCGTTTAGATCAGCTTTATTCCCAGGTTTACCGCGATAATTATGGCGTGATGATGGGTTTCCACCGCGATGAGTTGGCGGTTCCCCAAGAGTTGCAGGTGGCGGCGGAGATTGCTTTGGCTCATCGCTGTTTGACGGAGGCTAAGGAGCTTTATCACGAATTGTGCGATTTGTCAAGTGATAGTGCTTATTTGGGGTTGGGTCATTTGACGGAGTTGGAGGCGATAGCAAAAGAGGCAAATCATTTGCGGTGCTCTTTGAATATTCCTGAAGTGAAACAAACTTTGGAACAGTTAATTTTGCGGTCTTTGTGGCATTTGTTGCAGGGTGTTGATCCGCAGACGGCGGCGATGCAAATTGAGCGGATTGAGCGGATGATTGCGTTGGGTAATTTATTACATTTAGATGTTTCGCTTGAGCGGGCGCAAGAGGTTTACTATTTCTGGTTGCATAGTCATTTGCGCGATGCTGAGGTGCCAGAAGGGGCTTTTTGTCCGGCTTGGGATAGCCATCAATTACGCCGGCTTTTTCAGTTGGGTGAACTGTTAAAAGTTGATGTTGGCTAA
- a CDS encoding ABC transporter substrate-binding protein, whose protein sequence is MVERFQRWFWAMFLGIFLLSLAGCQASTLNSQKVIQLTLWQGINPPPNRDIFDNLVRSFNETHPDIQVESLYVGQADQQLPKILTAVVGNSSPDILWFGPFFTGQLAELGAIKPLEDWFNALPQKADIDPALLESMTLDGHIWSVPMGTNNLALFYRPSLFKEAGLTKLPQTWEEVRQAAKQLTKDTNGDGRPDQHGILLSLGKGEWTVFNWLPFMYSAGGELIQGKNINLANEGAVSALEFWTDLLKDGSAILSAPERGYEQDNFINGKVAMQLTGPWTLGYLAQTKIDFDVLPLPVAKKPATVIGGENLFVMKTTPEREQAALKFLEYVIGIDFQTQFALGTGYLPVNLKARQSQNYQEFISKQPSLKVFIEQMKYARSRPIRTGYARISDTLGRAIEASLLGKEPKQALESAQTRLNLNLATD, encoded by the coding sequence ATGGTGGAACGGTTTCAGCGGTGGTTTTGGGCAATGTTTCTGGGGATATTTTTATTGAGTTTGGCAGGATGTCAAGCATCAACTCTCAACTCGCAAAAAGTCATACAGCTAACTTTATGGCAAGGAATCAACCCACCACCCAACCGCGATATTTTTGATAATTTGGTGCGTTCTTTTAACGAAACTCACCCAGATATTCAGGTAGAATCTTTGTATGTCGGGCAAGCCGATCAACAATTACCGAAAATTTTAACCGCTGTTGTAGGTAACTCCTCGCCGGATATTCTTTGGTTTGGCCCTTTTTTCACCGGCCAACTTGCAGAATTAGGTGCAATAAAACCTTTAGAAGATTGGTTTAATGCTTTGCCGCAAAAAGCCGATATTGACCCAGCATTATTGGAAAGTATGACTTTAGATGGTCATATTTGGTCAGTACCAATGGGAACAAATAATCTGGCTTTATTTTACCGGCCTAGTTTATTTAAAGAAGCCGGTCTCACCAAATTACCGCAAACCTGGGAAGAAGTCAGACAAGCAGCCAAACAACTCACAAAAGACACTAATGGCGATGGCCGGCCCGATCAACATGGCATTTTGTTATCCTTGGGAAAAGGAGAATGGACAGTGTTTAATTGGTTGCCATTTATGTACAGTGCCGGTGGCGAATTAATCCAAGGTAAAAACATCAATTTAGCCAATGAAGGAGCCGTTTCTGCCTTAGAATTTTGGACAGATTTATTAAAAGATGGATCTGCCATTTTATCAGCCCCGGAACGCGGCTACGAACAAGATAATTTTATTAACGGAAAAGTTGCCATGCAACTCACCGGCCCTTGGACATTAGGATATTTAGCCCAAACAAAAATCGATTTTGATGTCTTACCTTTGCCGGTAGCCAAAAAGCCGGCAACTGTTATCGGCGGCGAAAATTTATTTGTAATGAAAACCACGCCTGAACGTGAGCAAGCCGCCTTAAAGTTTTTAGAATATGTAATAGGGATAGACTTTCAAACTCAATTTGCATTAGGCACGGGCTACCTGCCAGTAAATTTGAAAGCCAGACAAAGCCAAAACTATCAAGAATTCATCAGCAAACAACCCAGTCTAAAAGTATTTATTGAGCAAATGAAATATGCCCGTTCTCGGCCTATTCGTACCGGATATGCGCGAATTTCTGATACTTTGGGGCGGGCAATTGAAGCATCTTTATTAGGAAAAGAGCCTAAACAAGCTTTAGAAAGTGCTCAAACCCGTCTTAACTTAAACTTAGCCACCGATTAA
- a CDS encoding alpha/beta hydrolase yields MKQQFKWPLKLLGFVTATAITGLTNLTNTAEAAQTLVVRKSIFSESIDVADLRKIAETGTVPSNLQGYAKRLSTEQRTAILAALRAKVPLGVVAISRLLNTRIGSTILADIASVTDRPAASAGVQALRAAMVLGSNAPGGLSIVSFIENYPSERLVIDLDRTFEVMGSLNTGFWQTQQFMSAISPQLAPQQVSLNLPFNAAEMGKNSAKVINLSLNDSARNRAIPVDIYWSEGATIDKPVIVFSHGMASVKTDMKYLAEHLASHGFIVAALEHPGSNETHVNAALAGGPLIEPQEFLNRPKDVSFVLDELAKLNQTSGPLQGKIATDNSLVVGYSLGGSTALSLAGAELQLENLRKSCQSNLVAFSFGETLQCIAGFLPENTYKLGDPRIKRAVALNPTTSLLFGETGMSKVEVPVLMLAGSADKTTPAFREQIVPFSKLPTPKLLVGIGGGTHLSVKDPSKTMDQAGQPSTLFSGDEVVGEQAVDIRNYTKAIVLAFAGQMTADAERYNIFLSSEYAQSASTQNFPIRLIDDIPPQAVPIVESFMKNP; encoded by the coding sequence ATGAAACAACAATTCAAATGGCCCTTAAAATTGCTCGGTTTCGTGACAGCCACCGCTATCACCGGCCTTACCAACTTAACAAACACCGCTGAAGCCGCGCAAACCTTAGTTGTCCGCAAAAGTATATTTTCCGAATCGATTGATGTTGCTGACTTGCGAAAAATTGCCGAAACCGGCACGGTGCCTTCCAATTTGCAAGGGTATGCCAAACGCCTCTCTACGGAACAACGCACCGCAATTTTAGCAGCTTTGAGAGCGAAAGTTCCTTTGGGAGTGGTTGCAATTAGCCGGCTTTTAAATACTCGCATTGGCAGTACAATTTTAGCCGATATTGCCAGCGTCACCGACCGGCCCGCAGCGAGTGCCGGTGTCCAAGCTTTGCGAGCAGCGATGGTACTTGGCTCCAATGCGCCAGGGGGACTTTCGATTGTCAGTTTTATCGAAAATTATCCATCTGAGCGTTTAGTAATTGACTTGGATCGCACTTTTGAAGTTATGGGAAGCCTAAATACTGGCTTTTGGCAAACCCAACAATTTATGAGTGCTATTTCTCCCCAACTTGCCCCGCAACAAGTGTCTTTAAATTTACCGTTTAACGCGGCGGAAATGGGCAAAAATAGCGCCAAAGTCATAAATTTAAGTTTAAATGATTCGGCAAGAAATCGGGCGATTCCTGTTGATATTTATTGGTCGGAAGGGGCTACTATAGATAAGCCGGTGATTGTATTTTCGCATGGCATGGCTTCGGTGAAAACTGATATGAAGTATTTAGCAGAACATTTAGCCTCGCATGGCTTTATTGTCGCTGCTTTGGAACATCCGGGGAGTAATGAAACTCATGTAAATGCGGCTTTGGCTGGTGGGCCTTTGATTGAGCCGCAGGAATTTTTAAACCGGCCTAAAGATGTCAGTTTTGTTTTAGATGAATTGGCGAAGCTTAACCAAACCAGCGGCCCGCTTCAAGGAAAAATAGCAACGGATAATAGTTTGGTGGTTGGCTATTCTCTGGGGGGAAGCACTGCTTTATCTTTAGCCGGTGCCGAGTTGCAATTAGAGAATTTAAGAAAGAGTTGTCAAAGCAATTTAGTTGCATTTAGCTTTGGGGAAACCTTGCAGTGTATCGCTGGTTTCTTGCCAGAAAACACCTATAAACTCGGCGATCCGCGCATTAAAAGAGCAGTGGCGCTTAATCCTACCACTTCTTTATTGTTTGGAGAAACGGGGATGAGTAAAGTTGAAGTGCCGGTTTTAATGTTGGCCGGTTCGGCGGATAAAACAACGCCGGCATTTCGTGAGCAAATTGTGCCGTTTTCTAAATTACCGACTCCAAAATTGTTAGTGGGGATTGGAGGGGGAACGCATTTGAGTGTTAAAGATCCGAGTAAAACGATGGATCAGGCCGGTCAACCAAGTACGCTTTTTAGTGGCGATGAAGTGGTGGGAGAGCAAGCGGTAGATATTCGCAATTATACGAAAGCGATTGTTTTGGCGTTTGCCGGTCAAATGACAGCGGATGCAGAACGGTATAATATTTTTCTAAGTTCTGAATATGCACAATCTGCGTCAACGCAAAATTTTCCAATTCGGTTAATAGATGATATTCCTCCTCAAGCTGTGCCGATAGTGGAAAGTTTTATGAAAAATCCGTGA
- a CDS encoding pentapeptide repeat-containing protein, whose protein sequence is MNEVELKMGNFLLGWLLRFGKSILLSLLAFFAVLGLSVVAQTPGINQLAATRNCPGCDLRGANLSAISLAGANLAAADLRGADLSQSDLRGLLLGNADLRSATLVNSDLSGANLIGANLGSADLGGVNLKEANLTRANLLGANLILIQLGGASLVETNLSGADLRDIYLENTNLRGVYLPNANLMNADMVGANLRSADLSSANAQSANLKDANLRESNLRGANLSRSSLRGADLSQANLQGADLGQADLEAAALEGANLKGVNLERANLIGARFVKANLEGANLKDAILTDADFCDAILPDGKENDC, encoded by the coding sequence TTGAATGAAGTTGAATTGAAAATGGGAAACTTTTTGCTGGGTTGGTTATTGCGGTTTGGGAAATCAATTTTGCTATCGCTGCTGGCGTTTTTTGCGGTTTTGGGTTTAAGTGTGGTTGCACAAACGCCCGGAATCAATCAATTAGCGGCGACTCGCAACTGTCCGGGGTGTGATTTGCGGGGGGCTAATCTTTCGGCTATATCTCTGGCGGGTGCGAATTTGGCGGCTGCTGATTTGAGAGGGGCCGATCTGAGCCAGTCAGATTTGCGAGGGCTTTTGCTGGGAAATGCTGATCTCAGAAGCGCTACTTTGGTTAACAGTGACCTCAGTGGCGCTAACTTGATCGGTGCGAATCTGGGTAGCGCCGATCTCGGCGGTGTGAATTTGAAAGAAGCTAATTTGACTCGCGCTAATCTTTTGGGTGCTAATTTAATTTTGATTCAGTTGGGCGGTGCGTCTTTGGTGGAAACCAATCTCAGCGGTGCAGATTTGCGGGATATTTATTTAGAAAATACTAATCTGCGCGGTGTTTATTTGCCTAACGCTAATTTGATGAATGCTGACATGGTGGGGGCTAATTTGCGAAGTGCGGATCTCAGCAGTGCAAATGCTCAAAGTGCGAATTTAAAAGATGCTAATTTGCGAGAAAGTAATCTGCGGGGAGCAAACCTCAGCCGTAGTAGCTTGCGAGGGGCCGATCTTAGCCAAGCGAATTTGCAAGGGGCTGATCTTGGGCAAGCGGATTTGGAAGCGGCGGCTTTGGAAGGGGCAAATCTTAAAGGAGTTAATCTGGAAAGAGCAAATTTGATAGGGGCGCGGTTTGTGAAGGCAAATTTAGAAGGTGCAAACCTCAAGGATGCGATTTTAACGGATGCGGATTTTTGCGATGCGATTTTGCCCGATGGTAAGGAAAATGATTGTTAA